tataaataccccacatgtgaccccactttggaaagaagacaccccaaggtattcaatgagggacctggcaagttcatagaatttttttttttttgcataagttagcggaaatttttaatttttttttctcacaaagtctcactttccgctaacttaggacaaaaatttcaatctttcttggactcaatatgcccctcagcgaataccttggggtgtcttctttccgaaatggggtcacatgtggggtatttatactgccctggctttttaggggccctaaagcgtgagaagaagtctggaatataaatgtctaaaaaattttacgcatttggattccgtgaggggtatggtgagttcatgtgagattttattttttgacacaagttagtggaatatgagactttgtaagaaaaaacaaacaaaaaagatatatatatacagggagtgcagaattattaggcaaatgagtattttgaccacatcatcctctttatgcatgttgtcttactccaagctgtataggctcgaaagcctactaccaattaagcatattaggtgatgtgcatctgtagtgtcccactaggtaggggtgggcactacacaagggtcaattggtgtgcgcgttactcctactcacaagggacagaaatgttatatttaattgtgcatttaatgtatgttctaatgtgtttttatatgcaatgtacccctgtatgatgcaatagcaggcctagttgggtgtagttagacatcccagacactagagggagatagggagcccctagtataaatgtccaggcccagacagggagagttagtgcagagtcaggagtctgagaagacagaagtcagaaggcaccagcccaggatatgctgagggcctcctcctgacatgcagcttgatagccctggctgctagctatgaccaggaggctagtgaggagatccagcctgcctgaagccaagagagccttagttagctctgaagtcaccccagtagcaggacagaatctcctgggagaaacccacagtcattcaCCGGACAAGTAAGGAaatcccagggaaagataagtaaccctgatgggcagatgcaataGAAAGTGAAGCAAGGATtaaattaataccagaggaagatataattaccaaggatttaagccaccatttaggcatccgggccttgggatagaaagccagacaggagttctagaaagaacagcgtacgctatttctgaggaaaggtacaacctgcttctgagtgcattgtgaatttaccctctgcgtatcttgcataattaatacctgccattttgtggagaaaaCCTACTTGTGAAACTGTGATTTGAAGGACTGTGTACCAcctgcatgtacaaagttggactgtttagtaaagcaacgtttggatcactatactacctgtgtaccttaattattccaactatcatccgatgtgccaccgtcaaaggcactggcgtcacgaaccttaaagggaccttgccccagccactcaaaatacccgtaacatccagggcacctcatccaccatcaggcctggtccctacatccagagtgtgcccaagaggaaccgtgtctacctctccttcactgccacatgcctgcccagggttctccaatacagtgagcaaccctcgattgcccataaccgtgacctcacttcgctataccctgcaggtctggcgtgttgcacatctctgtaatgagaaggggtgtgggctaatgacatcaacaccctatatcaggtgtgcataattattaggcaacttcctttcctttggcaaaatgggtcaaaagaaggacttgacaggctcagaaaagtcaaaaatagtgagatatcttgcagagggatgcagcactcttaaaattgcaaagcttctgaagcgtgatcatcgaacaatcaagcttttcattcaaaatagtcaacagggtcgcaagaagtgtgtggaaaaaccaaggcgcaaaataactgcccatgaactgagaaaagtcaagcgtgcagctgccaagatgccacttgccaccagtttggccatattttagagctgcaacatcactggagtgcccaaaagcccaaggtgtgcaatactcagagacatggccaaggtaagaaaggctgaaagacgaccaccactgaacaagacacacaagctgaaacgtcaagactgggccaagaaatatctcaagactgatttttctaaggttttatggactgatgaaatgagagtgagtcttgatgggccagatggatgggcccatggctggattggtaaagggcagagagctccagtccgactcagacgccagcaaggtggaggtactggtttgggctggtatcatcaaagatgagcttgtggggccttttcgggttgaggatggagtcaagctcaacttccagtcctactgccagtttctggaagacaccttcttcaagcagtggtacaggaagaagtctgcatccttcaagaaaaacatgattttcatgcaggacaatgctccatcacacgcgtccaagtactccacagcgtggctggcaagaaagggtataaaagaagaaaaactaatgacatggcctccttgttcacctgatctgaaccccattgagaacctgtggtccatcatcaaatgtgagatttacaaggagggaaaacagtacacctctctgaacagtgtctgggaggctgtggttgctgctgcacgcaatgttgatggtgaacagatcaaaacactgacagaatccatggatggcaggcttttgagtgtccttgcaaagaaaggtggctatattggtcactgatttgtttttgttttgtttttgaatgtcagaaatgtatatttgtgaatgttgagatgttatattggtttcactggtaaaaataaataattgaaatgggtatatatttgttttttgttaatttgcctaataattatgcacagtaatagtcacctgcacacacagatatccccctaaaatagctaaaactaaaaacaaactacttccaaaaatattcagctttgatattaatgagttttttgggttcattgagaacatggttgttgttcaataataaaatgaatcctcaaaaatacaacttgcctaataattctgcactccctgtatttccgctaacttgggccaaaaaaagtctgaatggagccttacagggggggtgatcaatgacaggggggtgatcaatgacaggggggtgatcacccatatacactccctgatcacccccctgtcattgatcacccccctggtaaggctccattcagacgtccgtatgatttttacggatccacggatacatggatcggatccgtaaaacacatgcggacgtctgaatggagccttacaggggggtgatcaatgacagggggtgatcagggagtgtatatgggtgatcacccccctgtcattgatcacccccctgtaaggctccattcagacgtccgtatgatttttatggatccatggatacatggatcggatccgcaaaacacatgcggacgtctgaatggagccttacaggggggtgatcaatgacaggggggtgatcaatgacagggggtgatcagggagtgtatatgggtgatcacccctctgtcattgatcacccccctgtaaggctccattcagacgtccgcatgtgttttgcggatccgatccatggatccgtaaaaatcatacggatgtctgaatggagccttacagggtggtgatcaatgacagggggtgatcagggagtgtatatgggtgatcaccccccctgtcattgatcacccccctgtaaggctccattcagacgtccgtatgatttttacggatacatggattggatccgcaaaacacatgcggatgtctgaatggagccttacaggggggtgatcaatgacagggggtgatcagggagtgtatatgggtgatcacccccctgtcattgatcacccccctgtaaggctccattcagacgtccgtatgatttttacggatccatggatacatggatcggatccgcaaaacacatgcggacgtctgaatggagccttacaggggggtgatcaatgacaggggggtgatcaatgacaggaggtgatcaatgacaggaggtgatcagggagtgtatatgggtgatcacccccctgtcattgatcacccccctgtaaggctccattcagacgtccgtatgatttttacggatccatggatacatggatcggatccgcaaaacacatgcggacgtctgaatggagccttacaggggggtgatcaatgacaaggggtgatcagggagtgtatatgggtgatcacccccctgtcattgatcacccccctgtaaggctccattcagacgtccgtatgatttttacggatccatggatacatggatcggatccgcaaaacacatgcggacgtctgaatggagccttacaggggggtgatcaatgacaggggggtgatcaatgacaggaggtgatcaatgacaggaggtgatcaggaagtgtatatgggtgatcacccccctgtcattgatcacccccctgtaaggctccattcagatgtccgcatgtgttttgcggatccgatccatgtatccatggatccgtaaaaatcatacggacgtctgaatggagccttacagggggtgatcaataacaggggtgatcagggagtgtatatgggtgatcacccccctgtaaggctccattcagacgtccgtatgatttttacggatccatggatacatggatcggatccgcaaaacacatgcggacgtctgaatggagccttacagggggtgatcaataacaggggtgatcaatgacagggggtgatcagggagtgtatttgggtgatcacccccctgtcattgatcacccccctgtaaggctccattcagacgtccgcatgtgttttgcggatccgatctatgtatccatggatccgtaaaaatcatacggacgtatgaacggagccttacaggggggtgatcaatgacagggaagtgatcaggaagtctatatgcgtgatcacccccttgtcattgatcacccccctgtaaggctccattcagacgtccgcatgtgttttgcggatccgatccatttatccgtggatccgtaaaaatcatacggatgaaTGGATCatacagtctgaatggagccttacaggggggtgatcaatgacaggggggtgatcagggagtctgtatggggtgatcaggggtgatcagtggttcataaagggttaataagtgacagggggggtgtagtgtagtgtagtggtgtttggtgctactttagtgagctgcctgagtcctctggtggtcgatccaaacaaaagggaccaccagaggaccaggtagcaggtatattaaacgctgttatcaaaacagcgtctaatatacctgttaggggttaaaaaaatcacatctccagcctgccagcgagcgatcgccgctggcaggctggagatccactcgcttaccttccgttcctgtgagcgcgcacgcctgtgtgcgcgcgttcacaggaaatctcggctctcacgggaggacgcgtatatgcgtccacccagaagagcagggccgccggcaggatgcaatcctgcgtacggcggtcctgagaaaGTTAAGGACAGGCAACCCAACGTTAAATACTGAAGCAACCGCACAACCGGTGGCGACAAAGCTGAATTGCAATTAATGGCCTCAACCACCCCCATATTATCGCAATGAAAACATACCTTCCGATCCCGAAAGATTCCACCCCAAATGGACACCGCCACCACAAAAAAGTTCCAGCAACACCAAGTTTGTCAACAAGCCCTCCTCCTTCCATACTTCCGGCCATTCCCCCACACTCCAACGGCCCCACAGATACGCCCCAAAACCCCGGCCCCCAGCCGCATCCATAAACAAATCCAAATCCGCTGCCGACACTCCGTCCGCCATCCACAACGACCGCCCATTGTACGTTTCCAAAAAAGACGCCCACACCGTCAAGTCATCCTGCAACTCAAGGGTAACCCGAACAAAATGGTGGGGAGACCACACTCCCGCCGTTGCCCTAGCCAATTTCCTACAAAAAATTTCGCCCCATGGGCATTATGGGACGCGCAAAATTAAGCTTGCCCAATATGGAATGCAACTCGCGGCGCCGCATTTTCTGTTTTCCGCAAGCCACAGACACCTCCCACAAGTTTATCCTCAGGCAACCTGCATTCTATAGCCACTGTGTCAATGACTATCCCCAAAAAACTCAATCGCGTTGTCGGGCCCTCCGTCTTTTCAGACGCCAAAGGAACACCGAAAAGGCGAGGCATGGCTTCAAAAGAATGCAACATCACCGAGCAGCCATTAGAACATGGCGGCccgataaacaaaaaatcatccaaataatgaatGATAGAACCCCAACCTGACCGCTCGTGTACCACACACTCCAAAAAAGTACTGAACTTTTCAAAATAAGCGCGCAAAACCGaacaacccatcggcaaacactGGTCAACAAAATACCCCCCATCCCAGAAACACCCCAACAAGTGCTGACACTCCGGGTGCACCGGCAAAAGACGAAATGCCGCCTCAATATCAACCTTGGCCAACAGCGCCCCCTGCCCATACAACCGGACCCAACGAACCGCCTCATCAAACAACGTATATACAACCGAACACAATTCCGGCGTGATCCCATCGTTAACCGAGTTCCCttttgggaaagaaaggtgatgtaTAAGGCGGAATTTATTCTGCTCCCTCTTAGGTACGACCCCCAACGGAGACACCCGCAAATCCTGCATCGGCAATTCCCGAAAGGGCCCTGCCATGCGACCTAACTCCACCTCTTTGCGCAGTTTCTCTGTCACCACTCCAGGAAGTTCCGTCGCAGAACGCAAATTTTTTCCCCCCGACCCCCCAACCCCTTCAACATACGGAATCCGAAAACCCTCCCGAAAACCAGCAAGCAAAAATTCCGCCGCCTACACATCAGGGTATTCATTTAGAAAACGCTCCATCTCGGCTACCCGTATTGGCGTCCACCCCTTTTCCAGCCACATCACCCCCACTCTTACCCCTGCGCCCCCTGAAGCACCGCTGCGCTCCGTGGTTTCCCCCGCAAAAGGAAcactcgtgcttgaacttgcacttGTCCCCGTACTTGCATCCCCCCTCATTGAACGAAAAACAGAGTCCCTTAACTGAGGCTGCCGAGCGCTCCGATTGCCCCGAACCCCCAGCGCCCCCCGGAAAGGGCTGCCCAGCCCTGGCCGGAGTCATAACCCGCATCCACAGGCCAATGTCTTTATGGTCCCAGCGCATACTAGGccggaccgccttccgctgcctgaactgctcgtcatacctcAACCACCCCAAACCCCCATATACTCGGTATGCCTCGCCTATTGCATCCAGATAACAGAAAAGTGCTGAACAATTGTCTGGCGCCTTCTCCCCGATAACACTGGCCAAGATCACAAAAGCCTGTAACCAGTTTGCAAAGGTCCGCGGAATCAAACGAGAACGCcgcttatcctcttcctcctttttccTATCATCCCGCCTATCCCGGTCCAAATTAAAGCGCTCCAGGGGAAGCAGCGAAAATAAATCCACGTACTCCCCTTTCCAAATTCTTTCCCTAACCTCCTGCTTCAAGTgcgcccccagcggcccctcaaagcacacataaaccTCCCCTTTCGCCGCGTCATCTAAACGCGGCTCCTCACCATCCTTCTCCTTGGCCCCGTCCCTTCCTTTATCGCCCTCCTTATCCGCCACTCCCTGGTGCGCCGACCCAACCCCACCTCCAGCGCCTGAACTGACCTCCCCAGCACCCTCCCCACCAAGACCCCCGGTTGCACTCACACCCAGCAATCCCGGACGTTGCACCCCCCATGCCATCAAAGGGGACCCCGCCACCATCCCCGTACCTACCAACCCCATCACCAAGTCACGCAACCCCAACAACAACTCCCCCAACCCACCTGCAACGGACACCCCGGAGACTCCCACTACCCCCGAGGCTCCCCCACTATTAGCAACCACTAAAGAGGAATTCCCGCTTATCTCACCTGGCTGCGCGGACGCTGTGACTCCACCAGCCGGAACGTGAGGCACCGAAACTTGACTGGCGACGAACTCCCGTCCAGACGCCCACATCTGTTCTGTAACATCTCTGGAATCTGCAGACCCTGCAGCCTGCAATCCTGCAGCTGCGCCACTAGATGTCTCCCTTACAGCACTTGTAGATCCCAAGGCCTGCAGTACCTCAGCCTCGCCACCAGATGTCACCCTCGTCCTGCTTGGAGCTCCAAGAGCCTGCAGATCAGCAGCTCTGCCACCAGATGTCGCCCTTCCTTCATTATCAAGAGTCGACCTGAAGCCAGCGCTGCGCTGCTCCAGTAAGGAAACCAGCTCAGGGCCACACACAGGACCCCGCCGACCAGCAGATGCAGTCTGCCTTCCTGTCACACGCCGGGCAGAGAGACCAGGGCCCGATCCCCCTGCCGAACCAGCTCTGGATCCCACGCTGCCTGCATCAGAGGAGAGGGGGAGGTCCAGCACCCCCCTCCTAGGGTCCCGCCGTACCACAGGATTCCTCCCAGCACGCGACTGCCTGGAAGAACTGGTACTCAACGCAGCGAGTGCTGGAGGGGCCACAGAGGGGCTCCTTAACCGGCGCCGGACCCTCGGGGTCACTTCTGGACTTAGGCGCGCCGGAGGACTTGTCCTCCACGGCCGGCTGGAGGGGAGAGCCGAAGCAGTAGCCTCCCCAGACCCCGGGAGCAGACCTTGAACGGTAGCCTGCTGCCATCTAGATCCCCTGCTCTCCGCTGCCACACGGAGCTGTGCCAGGAGCGCTTCCACCTCGCACACTGTGGGACAGGAACCACCAGAAGAGGtactgcagcagctcagacacggGCTGCTGCCACACTGCCGTCCTCACAAAATGGCCCCTTTTCCCGTCCCTgctaacccttttaaccccttagccaCACCTCCATCCCTTACGTCACTATCCTTCCTCCTTAACCCTTTGTAACCCTGAATCCTCTCCCTCCAAGCCCCAGTCATGCCAGGCCTCCATCCAGCCTTGCAGCCCTGATTCCGGCCTGCACTGGattgcatagacatcaccagacgctgggtttaatccctggtgatgctctgccaggcctctactgcaactgtcttcagttcctgcttgttctttgggctttttcccttcagttttgtcttcagcaagtaaaatgcatgctcaatcggattcaggtcagttgATTGACTTGGCAATTGCAtagcattccacttctttcccttaaaaaactctttggttgcttttgcagtatgctttgggtcattgtccatctgcactgtgaagcgccgtccaatgagttctgaaacatttggctgaatatgtcacatcatcaataaatacaagagaaccagttccattggcagccatacatgcccacgccatgacactacacaaccaccaggcttcactgatgaggtggtatgcttaggatcatgagcagttcctttacttctccatactcttctcttcccatcactctggtagaaGTTgaacttggtctcatctgtccataggatgttgttccagaactgtgaaggctttttcagatgtcatttggcaaactcttatctggccttcctgtttttgaggctcatcaatggtttacatcttgtggtgaaccctctgtatttactctggtgaagtcttctcttgattgttgacattgacacacatacacctacctcctggagaatgtTCTTGACCTGGCAAACTGtcatgaagggtgttttcttcaccggggaaagaattcttcagtcatccaccacagttgttttctgtggtcttttggtgttgctgagctcaccggtgtattccttctttttaagaatgttccagttgttttggccacgcctaatgtttttgctatttctctgatgggtttgttttgttttttcagcctaatgatagcttgcttcactgatagtgacagttctttggatctcatcttaagagttgacagcaacagattccatatGCAAATAggacacttgaaattaactctggaccttttatctgctcattgtgagtggaataatgagggaataacacacatctggccaATGAACCGCTGAGAAgcaaattgtcccattacttttggtctctttacaagtgggaggcacatatgcaaactgtcgtAATTcttacaccgtttacctgatttggatgtaaaaacCCTCAAATGaaaactgacagtctgcagttaaagcacatcttgtttgttttatttcaaatccattgtggtgtcgatgtcccaatatttatggacctgactgtatgttggtgcaggaacccaccctccaagccacttgTATATGACTGGCcttagaagttaaaggggttctgcactttgttttaactgatgagctatcctctggatagatcatcagcatctgatcggcgggggtccgatgcctgtgacccccgccgatcagctgtttgataaggcagcggcgctccagtagcgccgcggccttctcactgtttaccgctggcccagtgacgtcacgaccagTAACAACTtgcgtgggtggggctaagctccattcaagtgaacagagcttagccctgcccacgctagttgatactagttgtgacgtcactgggccagcggtaaacagccagaaggctgcggcgctgctgaagcgccgctgccttctcaaacagctgatcggtgggggtcccgggtgttggatccccgccgatcagaagctgatgatctatccagaggatagttcatcagttaaaacaaagtgcagaacccctttaagggtaagtCATGTATATAGTGTTGTTTGTTTATTTAGTTTATCTGCCTTATAGTTATGTAAATATGTTTATAAGTAAATTTGTAAACAGTGTGTGAATGGACATGAATGGTTTGAGTGAAGAGGGGGGTGTAGGGTGGGAGGTTGGTTGGGTTAATTTTTTCTTGTGGAAATGTTCCCTGTATGTTTTTTGTTACGATTTATAATAAAAAttcctgataaccgtggaaatgttaCCCAACAATCTAACTGACAAATTTAGGAAAATGATTTGCCTGTCACATCTGCAGCTCAGGCTGCAGAGGTCCTTGATCACCAATAAAACTgaatttgtccccacagaatctaagagctggatttactgaattgattttCACTGTCAGGTGtttaggaatttctgcaccaccaaattcagcacatgcgaagcaagggatgtgcgtcaaaccggctaggcccagagctgctacgagatttcgcccattatcttacaccaccaagccgggcttgaggctcagtggcatcaACCAcacattggtctgttgttccatgcccgtccacagctcctgcgcggtgtgtttCCCCCCCACCCCAAACAGATGtgcttcaaaacagcctgctgtcgtttctccCTGGCTATGCTGAGgtcggtggtgaaggtgttacgttgAGTGGATATAATGGTGGTAGAGGAGGAGCaagcggagtaggaggcaacaggaggcaaagagaaatgctCTGCAATCCTCAGGGGCGGAAGGACAtg
The sequence above is a segment of the Bufo gargarizans isolate SCDJY-AF-19 chromosome 6, ASM1485885v1, whole genome shotgun sequence genome. Coding sequences within it:
- the LOC122942110 gene encoding uncharacterized protein LOC122942110; amino-acid sequence: MECGSSPCLSCCSTSSGGSCPTVCEVEALLAQLRVAAESRGSRWQQATVQGLLPGSGEATASALPSSRPWRTSPPARLSPEVTPRVRRRLRSPSVAPPALAALSTSSSRQSRAGRNPVVRRDPRRGVLDLPLSSDAGSVGSRAGSAGGSGPGLSARRVTGRQTASAGRRGPVCGPELVSLLEQRSAGFRSTLDNEGRATSGGRAADLQALGAPSRTRVTSGGEAEVLQALGSTSAVRETSSGAAAGLQAAGSADSRDVTEQMWASGREFVASQVSVPHVPAGGVTASAQPGSWLVWNSEVTAGGNGENRSMMGTDLAHVPSGVQGLANAQKEWLEEEFKIAFIM